TGCGCGAACGGCACATGGTTTTTAAGGTGTCACATCGGGTTGGCGAGAAAGAGCCAGCGGCGAGCAAACGATAATTGCCACGACTTACAGAGAGACGCAGCTTTTCTGCGTCTCTTTTTTGTTTGCAGGTGAACAAAATCCAGCAGCAGAAGTTTCTGAATTAGGAACTCCGGTCAGCATCCCTCGATTGCACCAACTGCGCGCCAACCCGATGCAGACGACGTGCGTCACATAGTGCATGGCAACCAGACATAGATCGTCACGCAAATCAAGTAGTTCACGCTCACACCGGTCAACTTCGCGATCAAGTTCCAAGCGCAGTTCGCGCGGACGCAAGTACGGTCGCAAAGCGCAGCAGGAAGTCCGTACCGAGATGCACCATATGCGGTCCGGGAAACACCCGGTAAAAAACCGCAAGCAGGCCATTGCAATCGGACTTTCAAAAGCTCGACAGAAGGGCGCTAAGGTCCCACGTAAACGCCGTAGCTCAAGATAGGAGAAACGAAATGGCAACCCGAAGGTCCAGCAGTCGTTCCAGCCGCAGCAGTGGACGCAGCGGCAGCAGAAGCCGCAGCTCCGGAAGCAGCCGACGGTCGGCGAGCAGCCGTTCGCGCCGTGCAGGCGCTCGTGGAACCAGCAGCCGCTCGGCGAGCAGCCGTCGTCGCACCACAAACACCCGTTCGCGTACGCGTCGCGGGGCAGGCAGCACCGGTCGCAGGGAACAAGGCGAAGAAGCCGCTTAATCGAATTCCATCTGTGCGGCTTCGAAAAAGGTAAGCCGCACAGATCCACAGTGGTGCGGCGAGTCGAAAGCTTACGCTCGCTCGTAGGCGTGTTTTTTTTCGATTTCTTCGAGAGCGCATTTCATCTCAGCCTCAATGGTGTTCGCTTGCGCAAGCAGGCCGTCGGAGGCTTCAGCGTGCTCGTCCTGCAACCGAATCAGGCGTGTGGCCGCGAGCGAAGACGCCACTTCCAGGATGTGCTCCCGAGTAGTATCGAGGTACAGCAGGTCAACTGGGTCTGCCAGCCAAGTCCTGCCGCCCGTTTGGGTAAGCTTGCTATTCCAATAGACCTTACGACGGATAAATGTGGTGAGCTGGCGGTCGTCAGCGTGTCCGAATGCCCAACGTTTGCGTCGTTGATCGTAATGGCGGCTGGAAAATTGCAGCGGCACCAGCTTGCTCGATTTTAAAAATTCCAACTGCTGCGTGTCCGCCTCTTTGCGCAACGCATTGATGACTGGAGCTTCTGCATCTTTCGGCTCCAGCGACGGCAAGGTCTCGCGTACCGTCTGAGTCAAATTCACCGCCACCTTGGCATTCAGGCCAGGGGTGTTCTCAACATAAATCTCGGCGTGTAGAACATAAAAGTCAGCACCTGAGGTTGAGCGGTGGAACGGCCAGTGCAGGATGAACGAAAGCGGCAAACCCGCGAGGGTAATGTATAGCTGCTTCTGGTCGGCGTGCTGCGCTTGGCCTTGTAAGCTGTCTTGGGTTGTCAATCCTGGTTCCCCCAAATTCGTTCGCCTGAATTCGGCAGCTATTCTAAATGTTTGAGCGAGAACTGTAGAAGTGCGGCCGATTTCGCGGTTCTGATCCACTGATATATGGGATTCGGCTCTGTAGAGTCGCCATGAGTTGTCGTTAGTCGGGTGAAACCGAATTCGCGTCCCACATGTTACTTTCTTGATTCTGCTGGATTGCAGCCTCATTCTGGATGTTAACTAGTTAGGTACTCCATGCGCCTTCCTACCACTCGAACCCGATTCTCGAAGGAATTTGTGAAACTTGAGTTCGCGATGATGGCTCCGCTAGGCTTGCCTTCCACTTTTTGCAACTTTGATTCGTGGCGAATCTGGTTCCCACTGCGTACTTGTCCAGGCAAGGAATACGCCCGCAGAGAATTGATTTACCCTGAGATCCGAAAGCCATGGAGCCAACCCGCATCGCCGACCTGCTTACTCCATTTCTAGGCTCAAACTCATTGAGGGCTGAACAACTGGAGGCCCTCCGACGTTATCTCGAGTTGCTGACGCGCTGGAATGCGCGTATGAACCTCACCGCGGTGCGCGACGAAGAAGGTATAGTGACGCGGCACTTTGGCGAGTCGCTGTTCGCGGCGGCGCAGTTATTTCCGTCAGCCAAGTCCTCCGCCAATCGCATGAGCGCAGGAAATGCTGCGACTCAGCCGGGACCACGGGTGATTGACTTGGGATCGGGCGCCGGCTTCCCAGGAGTGCCGCTAAAAATTTATTGCTCGTCGCTTCGCCTGACGCTGGTCGAGTCGAATCAGAAGAAAGCGACGTTCCTGCGTGAGGTAATCCGCGCGTTGCAGTTGCGCGATGCCGATGTTTTTGCCGGACGCGGGGAAGAACTGACCACGGCCACGACCCAGCCACACTTCGGGATCCCGCCAGAGGTAGTTACCATGCGGGCGGTAGAGCGGTTTGAATCAGCATTGCCGGTTGCAGGTGAACTGGCGCGGATGCCCGGTGCGAATCCAAAGTCGCGCCTGGCACTGCTCGTGGGAAAGGCACAGTTG
This DNA window, taken from Terriglobales bacterium, encodes the following:
- the rsmG gene encoding 16S rRNA (guanine(527)-N(7))-methyltransferase RsmG — protein: MEPTRIADLLTPFLGSNSLRAEQLEALRRYLELLTRWNARMNLTAVRDEEGIVTRHFGESLFAAAQLFPSAKSSANRMSAGNAATQPGPRVIDLGSGAGFPGVPLKIYCSSLRLTLVESNQKKATFLREVIRALQLRDADVFAGRGEELTTATTQPHFGIPPEVVTMRAVERFESALPVAGELARMPGANPKSRLALLVGKAQLPRVNELAPEFSWGSPIPVPQSKERVLVVGTSIVG
- a CDS encoding DUF6496 domain-containing protein codes for the protein MATRHRSSRKSSSSRSHRSTSRSSSKRSSRGRKYGRKAQQEVRTEMHHMRSGKHPVKNRKQAIAIGLSKARQKGAKVPRKRRSSR